In Juglans regia cultivar Chandler chromosome 13, Walnut 2.0, whole genome shotgun sequence, the following proteins share a genomic window:
- the LOC108988518 gene encoding E3 ubiquitin ligase BIG BROTHER-related has translation MENNDNNHGVNKPNTNHNNSDGQEHEDNPNHMNVEERQQQQEHEEEEEGSESDVEHQPPQPSRTPFTNLSQVDADLALARALQEQERAYMMLRMNNEGSDYGSWEGGSYVLDDEENFNDPHDDSDGDDDDDDDVEDEEDGEERYDGSNVDDDEDAFDVHAHDEPGENNNPSIEFDPAAFSSDEAYARALQDAEDREMAARLLALAGINDGEAEDIEDHGGNSQDTWEEVDPDELSYEELIALSEVVGTESRGLSADTLASLPSVNYKSGSSQNGSNDSCVICRLDYEDGETLTVLSCKHSYHSECINNWLKINKVCPVCSAEVSICGNS, from the exons atggAGAACAACGACAACAACCACGGCGTCAACAAACCGAACACCAACCACAACAATAGCGATGGCCAAGAACACGAAGACAACCCTAATCATATGAATGTTGAGGAGCGGCAACAACAACaggaacatgaagaagaagaagagggaagtGAATCCGACGTGGAACATCAGCCACCTCAGCCCTCCAGAACCCCCTTTACTAATCTCAGTCAGGTCGATGCTGACCTCGCTCTCGCTCGTGCCCTTCAAGAACAG GAAAGGGCATATATGATGCTGCGAATGAATAATGAAGGAAGTGATTATGGAAGTTGGGAAGGCGGAAGCTATGTGCTTGATGATGAGGAAAATTTCAATGATCCCCATGATGACAGTGATGGGGACgacgatgatgatgacgatgtcGAGGACGAGGAGGATGGTGAGGAGAGATACGATGGAAGcaatgttgatgatgatgaggatgctTTTGATGTGCATGCTCATGACGAGCCTGGAGAGAATAATAACCCCAGCATTGAATTTGATCCGGCTGCCTTTTCGAGTGATGAGGCCTATGCAAGAGCCCTACAGGATGCTGAAGACAGAGAAATGGCTGCTAGGTTGTTGGCCCTTGCAGGGATAAATGATG GGGAAGCTGAGGACATAGAGGATCATGGTGGTAACTCCCAG GACACATGGGAGGAGGTTGATCCTGACGAGCTTTCCTATGAG GAGTTGATTGCGCTTAGTGAAGTGGTTGGAACTGAGAGCAGAGGGCTTTCAGCTGATACACTTGCCTCTTTGCCTTCGGTAAATTACAAGTCTGGAAGCAGTCAAAATGGAAGCAATGATTC GTGTGTCATTTGCCGGCTGGACTATGAGGATGGTGAAACCTTAACGGTGCTTTCTTGCAAACATTCCTATCATTCTGAATGCATAAACAATTGGTTGAAAATAAACAAG